From Amycolatopsis sp. YIM 10, the proteins below share one genomic window:
- a CDS encoding Hsp70 family protein has translation MRILSVDLGTSNTVAVLSAHGRAPRVVEVDGSANMPSAVFAGEDGTLMVGRDAERRARLDPTRFEPNPKRRVDEQTLLLGNDIVPVSEALAAILRRVLDETSRQLGGEQPDEVRLTHPAQWGPVRRNVLLSAARLAGMGTNLSLVPEPVAAAAHFASFPGKTLAPGQALAVYDLGAGTFDVAVVGATQNGFTVLAEDGLPDLGGLDVDQALLVHVGREVSHKDPQRWQRLLRPESTPDRRTRRALQEDVKAAKEALSRHPQTEVPMPEPFADVLVTRSELEALVRPAMLRSVELLSRTVRSAGLSPDRLVGIYLVGGSSRLPLVGSMIAEKLGVVPASLDQPETAVALGAHHVARDGISMRTQHVEGHLAANGTGAHTVTPGLPGPPPPQPVPAMPGPYQQQGAPAPNFPSNFPPSGPQQALGGQQQAPSNFPTYSLAGPGESGDAAAKKKKKLVIGISAAVAVVLVAAAAFFFWPSGSAKTYTAQECAQPGQADGSDGLTGCMRQLAGHVADNGQCSPGIRGAAAPPDVAALGVAVTCSAPGRAGTQINYVHAKDTDLVKQHTDALLNTAGGGDSDKVEADWKGNGLQGRYTSASSPATSVLVFTVSDRPLVGFIYQVNDQSQPNPPGPSDLADYFEQQVQPGE, from the coding sequence GTGCGGATCCTGTCGGTGGACCTCGGGACCTCGAACACGGTGGCCGTGCTGTCCGCACACGGACGCGCACCCCGCGTGGTCGAAGTGGACGGTTCGGCGAACATGCCGTCGGCGGTCTTCGCCGGCGAGGACGGCACGCTGATGGTGGGCCGCGACGCCGAACGCCGCGCCCGCCTGGACCCGACCCGGTTCGAGCCCAACCCCAAGCGCCGCGTGGACGAGCAGACCCTGTTGCTGGGCAACGACATCGTGCCGGTCAGCGAGGCGCTGGCGGCGATCCTGCGCCGGGTGCTCGACGAGACCTCCCGCCAGCTCGGCGGCGAACAGCCAGACGAGGTCCGGCTGACCCACCCCGCGCAGTGGGGCCCGGTCCGCCGCAACGTCCTGCTCTCCGCCGCGCGGCTGGCCGGCATGGGGACGAACCTGTCGCTGGTGCCGGAGCCGGTGGCCGCCGCCGCGCACTTCGCCTCCTTCCCCGGCAAGACGCTGGCCCCCGGCCAGGCGCTCGCCGTCTACGACCTGGGCGCGGGCACCTTCGACGTCGCCGTGGTCGGCGCCACCCAGAACGGCTTCACCGTGCTCGCTGAGGACGGCCTGCCCGACCTCGGTGGCCTCGACGTGGACCAGGCGCTGCTGGTGCACGTCGGCCGTGAGGTCTCGCACAAGGACCCGCAGCGCTGGCAGCGGCTGCTCCGCCCGGAGTCCACACCGGACCGGCGCACCCGGCGCGCGCTGCAGGAGGACGTGAAGGCGGCCAAGGAGGCGCTGTCGCGGCACCCGCAGACCGAGGTGCCGATGCCGGAGCCGTTCGCCGACGTGCTGGTCACCCGCTCCGAATTGGAGGCGCTGGTCCGGCCCGCGATGCTGCGCAGCGTCGAGCTGCTCTCGCGCACCGTGCGCTCGGCCGGGCTGTCACCCGACCGGCTGGTCGGCATCTACCTGGTCGGCGGGTCCTCCCGGCTCCCGCTGGTCGGCAGCATGATCGCGGAGAAGCTGGGCGTGGTCCCGGCGAGCCTCGACCAGCCGGAGACCGCGGTCGCGCTCGGTGCGCACCACGTCGCCCGCGACGGCATCAGCATGCGCACCCAGCACGTCGAAGGTCATCTGGCGGCCAACGGCACCGGCGCCCACACGGTGACGCCCGGACTGCCGGGGCCCCCGCCGCCGCAGCCGGTGCCCGCGATGCCTGGGCCGTACCAGCAGCAGGGCGCGCCGGCGCCGAACTTCCCGTCGAACTTCCCGCCCAGCGGCCCGCAGCAGGCGCTCGGCGGTCAGCAGCAGGCCCCGTCGAACTTCCCGACCTACTCGCTGGCCGGGCCGGGCGAGAGCGGGGACGCGGCGGCCAAGAAGAAGAAAAAGCTGGTCATCGGCATCTCCGCGGCGGTGGCCGTGGTGCTGGTCGCGGCCGCGGCGTTCTTCTTCTGGCCTTCGGGCTCGGCGAAGACCTACACCGCCCAGGAGTGCGCGCAGCCGGGGCAGGCCGACGGCTCCGACGGGCTGACCGGCTGCATGCGGCAGCTGGCCGGGCACGTGGCCGACAACGGGCAGTGCTCACCCGGCATCCGCGGCGCGGCCGCTCCGCCGGACGTGGCCGCGCTCGGCGTCGCGGTCACCTGCTCGGCGCCCGGCCGGGCGGGCACGCAGATCAACTACGTGCACGCCAAGGACACCGACCTGGTCAAGCAGCACACCGACGCGCTGCTGAACACCGCTGGCGGCGGCGACAGCGACAAGGTCGAGGCGGACTGGAAGGGCAACGGCCTGCAGGGCCGCTACACCTCGGCGAGCAGCCCGGCCACCTCGGTGCTGGTCTTCACCGTCAGCGACCGGCCGCTGGTCGGCTTCATCTACCAGGTCAACGACCAGAGCCAGCCGAACCCGCCGGGGCCGTCGGATCTGGCGGACTACTTCGAGCAGCAGGTTCAGCCGGGCGAGTGA
- a CDS encoding DUF3046 domain-containing protein — protein sequence MRITVFRRMMTDEFGAARAATLSKDHLFSGLGGRTVEQALAAGVPAKQIWQEVCAAFEIPAERR from the coding sequence ATGCGTATCACGGTGTTCCGGCGGATGATGACGGACGAGTTCGGCGCGGCCAGGGCGGCGACCCTGAGCAAGGACCACCTGTTCAGCGGGCTCGGCGGGCGGACGGTGGAGCAGGCGCTGGCCGCCGGGGTGCCGGCCAAGCAGATCTGGCAGGAGGTCTGCGCCGCCTTCGAGATCCCCGCCGAACGCAGGTGA
- the recA gene encoding recombinase RecA, with amino-acid sequence MPAAPDKDKALELALAQIDKQYGKGSVMRLGDEGRAPIAVIPTGAIALDIALGIGGLPRGRVVEIYGPESSGKTTVALHAVANAQRNGGIAAFVDAEHALDPEYAKALGVDTDALLVSQPDTGEQALEIADMLIRSGALDILVIDSVAALVPRAEIEGEMGDSHVGLQARLMSQALRKLTGALSNSGTTAVFINQLREKVGVMFGSPETTTGGKALKFYASVRLDVRRIETLKDGGEPVGNRTRVKVVKNKVAPPFKQAEFDILYGKGVSREGSLIDMGVDQGMVRKSGAWYTYEGDQLGQGKENARKFLLDNPDIANEIEKKIKEKLGIGAQVDAEDAVAPAPVDF; translated from the coding sequence ATGCCAGCAGCACCGGACAAGGACAAGGCGCTCGAACTCGCCCTGGCGCAGATCGACAAGCAGTACGGCAAGGGCTCGGTGATGCGCCTCGGTGACGAGGGCCGCGCGCCGATCGCGGTGATCCCCACCGGTGCCATCGCGCTGGACATCGCGCTCGGCATCGGCGGCCTGCCGCGCGGCCGCGTGGTGGAGATCTACGGCCCGGAATCCTCCGGTAAGACCACGGTCGCCCTGCACGCGGTGGCCAACGCGCAGCGCAACGGCGGCATCGCCGCGTTCGTCGACGCCGAGCACGCGCTGGACCCGGAGTACGCCAAGGCGCTGGGCGTGGACACCGACGCGCTGCTGGTGTCCCAGCCGGACACCGGTGAGCAGGCGCTGGAGATCGCGGACATGCTGATCCGCTCCGGCGCGCTGGACATCCTGGTCATCGACTCGGTGGCCGCGCTGGTGCCCCGCGCCGAGATCGAGGGCGAGATGGGTGACTCGCACGTGGGTCTGCAGGCCCGCCTGATGAGCCAGGCGCTGCGGAAGCTCACCGGTGCGCTGAGCAACTCCGGCACCACCGCGGTCTTCATCAACCAGCTGCGTGAGAAGGTCGGCGTGATGTTCGGCTCGCCGGAGACCACCACCGGTGGCAAGGCGCTGAAGTTCTACGCCTCGGTCCGCCTCGACGTGCGCCGCATCGAGACGCTGAAGGACGGCGGCGAGCCGGTCGGCAACCGCACCCGCGTCAAGGTGGTCAAGAACAAGGTCGCGCCGCCGTTCAAGCAGGCCGAGTTCGACATCCTCTACGGCAAGGGTGTTTCCCGCGAGGGCTCGCTCATCGACATGGGCGTGGACCAGGGCATGGTCCGCAAGTCGGGTGCCTGGTACACCTACGAGGGCGACCAGCTGGGGCAGGGCAAGGAGAACGCCCGCAAGTTCCTGCTGGACAACCCGGACATCGCCAACGAGATCGAGAAGAAGATCAAGGAGAAGCTCGGTATCGGCGCCCAGGTCGACGCCGAAGACGCCGTCGCCCCCGCCCCGGTCGACTTCTGA
- a CDS encoding regulatory protein RecX codes for MNPEELSPEERAKKAKEVCFDLLAARPRTKDELRQALRRKGFDEDTRETILGKLDNAGLVDDEAFAEVWVRSRHNHQGLARNALVAELKRKGVDAEIAVQAAGEVDREAEEQKARELVRKRLRSLGNVDEQTAIRRLLGTLARKGYPQGLAYTVIRDELREFGAEPTTLPDYVPD; via the coding sequence CTGAATCCCGAGGAGCTGTCGCCGGAGGAGCGGGCGAAGAAGGCCAAGGAGGTCTGCTTCGACCTGCTCGCCGCACGACCCCGCACCAAGGACGAACTGCGGCAGGCGTTGCGCCGCAAGGGTTTCGACGAGGACACACGCGAGACCATTCTCGGCAAGCTGGACAACGCCGGCTTGGTCGACGACGAGGCCTTCGCCGAGGTGTGGGTGCGTTCGCGGCACAACCACCAGGGCCTGGCCCGCAACGCGCTGGTCGCCGAACTGAAGCGCAAGGGCGTGGACGCGGAGATCGCGGTGCAGGCCGCCGGGGAAGTGGACCGGGAAGCCGAGGAGCAGAAGGCGCGGGAGTTGGTGCGCAAACGCCTGCGCTCACTGGGAAACGTGGACGAGCAGACGGCCATCCGCCGCCTGCTCGGCACCCTCGCCCGCAAGGGGTATCCCCAGGGCCTGGCCTACACCGTCATCCGCGACGAACTCCGCGAATTCGGCGCCGAACCCACCACCCTGCCCGACTACGTCCCAGACTGA
- the eda gene encoding bifunctional 4-hydroxy-2-oxoglutarate aldolase/2-dehydro-3-deoxy-phosphogluconate aldolase has translation MTTGLELLEASPVMPVVVVDDVADAVPVASALLAGGIGVIELTLRTPVALAAIERVAAEVPDILIGAGTITTPGQAKQAADAGARFLVTPGTTDGVLDACFDTGLPFLPGASTVSEAMRLAERGVTAMKFFPAEASGGADYLKSIAGPLPSLKFCPTGGITVSSAPKYLALPNVGCIGGTWLTPKDAVSAKDFGRIEQLAAEAARLR, from the coding sequence TTGACCACCGGCTTGGAACTGCTCGAGGCATCCCCCGTGATGCCGGTTGTCGTGGTGGACGACGTGGCCGACGCGGTGCCCGTCGCGTCCGCGCTGCTCGCCGGTGGCATCGGCGTCATCGAACTGACCCTGCGCACCCCGGTCGCGCTGGCGGCGATCGAACGGGTCGCCGCCGAGGTGCCGGACATCCTGATCGGCGCGGGCACGATCACCACCCCGGGTCAGGCGAAGCAGGCCGCGGACGCGGGTGCGCGATTCCTGGTCACGCCGGGCACCACGGACGGTGTGCTGGACGCGTGCTTCGACACGGGCCTGCCGTTCCTGCCCGGGGCGAGCACGGTCTCGGAGGCGATGCGCCTGGCCGAGCGCGGCGTGACCGCGATGAAGTTCTTCCCGGCCGAGGCAAGCGGTGGTGCCGACTACCTGAAGTCGATCGCCGGGCCGTTGCCGTCGCTTAAGTTCTGCCCGACCGGCGGGATCACGGTTTCGTCGGCGCCGAAGTACCTGGCGTTGCCCAACGTCGGCTGCATCGGTGGCACGTGGCTGACCCCGAAGGACGCGGTGTCGGCGAAGGACTTCGGCCGGATCGAGCAGCTGGCCGCGGAAGCCGCCCGGCTGCGCTGA
- the edd gene encoding phosphogluconate dehydratase yields MHPVIAEVTERIVARSAETRAAYLERTAAAHAEGPARRGLACSNLAHGFAGITGGDKEALRAVRKPGVAIVSSYNDMLSAHQPLHEYPDWLKVSVREAGGVAQFAGGVPAMCDGITQGRAGMELSLFSREVIAMSTGIALSHEMFDSALLLGVCDKIVPGLLVGALSFGHLPSILVPAGPMTSGLPNKEKARVRQLYAEGLATREDLLEAEAASYHSPGTCTFYGTANSNQMVVEVMGLHLPGATFVHPGTPLRRALTEEAGRRAVAISRGAEYAPLGRIVDEKAVVNGVVALLATGGSTNHTLHLPAIAAAAGIQLTWDDFADLSAVVPLLARVYPNGSADINHFHAAGGIQFLIGTLLDAGLLHEDVRTVAGPGLSRYRQEPVLLDGTLTWRDTTGRSLDEEVLRPASRPFSADGGLRMVAGNLGRAVIKVSAVAPEHRVVEAPARVFTTQEQFSAAFRAGELERDVVVVIRNQGPMANGMPELHGLTPALGVLMDRGFQVALVTDGRMSGASGKIPAAIQLTPEAAAGGPLSRIADGDLVRLDADAGQLEVLVGAAELAARPLVDGPPDEASWTGTGRELFGALRRAVGPADQGASVFGGYTPGHFGAGMTKEVVA; encoded by the coding sequence ATGCATCCCGTCATCGCCGAAGTGACCGAGCGGATCGTCGCCCGCAGCGCCGAGACCCGCGCCGCCTACCTCGAACGCACCGCCGCCGCCCACGCCGAAGGCCCCGCCCGGCGCGGTCTCGCGTGCAGCAACCTCGCCCACGGTTTCGCCGGGATCACCGGCGGGGACAAGGAAGCGCTGCGCGCCGTGCGCAAGCCGGGCGTGGCGATCGTGTCCTCCTACAACGACATGCTCTCGGCGCACCAGCCGCTGCACGAGTACCCGGACTGGCTCAAGGTGTCCGTGCGCGAAGCGGGCGGCGTCGCCCAGTTCGCCGGTGGTGTGCCCGCCATGTGCGACGGCATCACGCAGGGCCGTGCCGGGATGGAGCTGTCGCTGTTCAGCCGCGAAGTCATCGCGATGTCCACCGGGATCGCGCTGTCGCACGAGATGTTCGACAGCGCGCTGCTGCTCGGCGTGTGCGACAAGATCGTGCCCGGCCTGCTCGTCGGCGCGCTGTCGTTCGGGCACCTGCCGTCGATCCTGGTGCCCGCCGGGCCGATGACCTCCGGCCTGCCCAACAAGGAGAAGGCCCGCGTGCGGCAGCTCTACGCGGAGGGCCTGGCCACCCGCGAGGACCTGCTCGAAGCGGAGGCCGCTTCGTACCACTCCCCCGGCACCTGCACCTTCTACGGCACCGCGAACTCGAACCAGATGGTCGTCGAGGTGATGGGCCTGCACCTGCCGGGCGCGACCTTCGTGCACCCCGGCACCCCGCTGCGCCGCGCGCTGACCGAGGAAGCCGGTCGCCGGGCGGTGGCGATCTCCCGTGGTGCCGAATACGCGCCGCTCGGCCGGATCGTCGACGAGAAGGCGGTGGTGAACGGCGTGGTGGCGCTGCTGGCCACCGGCGGTTCGACCAACCACACGCTGCACCTGCCCGCGATCGCCGCGGCCGCGGGCATCCAGCTCACCTGGGACGACTTCGCCGACCTGTCGGCGGTGGTCCCGCTGCTGGCGCGGGTGTACCCGAACGGCAGCGCGGACATCAACCACTTCCACGCCGCCGGCGGCATCCAGTTCCTGATCGGCACCCTGCTCGACGCCGGGCTGCTGCACGAGGACGTGCGAACGGTCGCCGGTCCGGGGCTGAGCCGGTACCGGCAGGAGCCGGTGCTGCTGGACGGCACGCTCACCTGGCGCGACACCACCGGCCGCAGCCTCGACGAAGAGGTGCTGCGCCCGGCTTCGCGCCCGTTCTCCGCCGACGGCGGGCTGCGCATGGTCGCCGGGAACCTGGGGCGCGCGGTGATCAAGGTGTCCGCGGTGGCGCCGGAACACCGGGTGGTCGAGGCACCGGCTCGGGTGTTCACCACGCAGGAGCAGTTCTCGGCCGCGTTCCGGGCCGGTGAGCTGGAGCGGGATGTTGTCGTGGTGATCCGCAACCAGGGCCCGATGGCGAACGGCATGCCCGAGCTGCACGGGCTGACCCCGGCACTGGGCGTGTTGATGGACCGGGGTTTCCAGGTCGCGCTGGTCACCGACGGCCGGATGTCCGGGGCCTCGGGCAAGATCCCGGCGGCGATCCAGCTGACCCCGGAGGCGGCAGCGGGCGGGCCGCTGTCCCGCATCGCCGACGGCGACCTGGTGCGGCTCGACGCCGACGCCGGGCAACTGGAGGTGCTGGTGGGCGCGGCGGAGCTGGCGGCCCGGCCGTTGGTGGACGGTCCGCCCGATGAGGCATCCTGGACCGGCACCGGGCGGGAGCTGTTCGGCGCGCTGCGCCGCGCGGTCGGCCCCGCTGACCAGGGCGCGAGCGTTTTCGGCGGGTACACCCCCGGGCACTTCGGTGCCGGGATGACGAAAGAGGTAGTGGCTTGA
- a CDS encoding fumarate reductase/succinate dehydrogenase flavoprotein subunit codes for MTEVERHSYDVVVIGAGGAGLRAVIEARERGFSVAVVCKSLFGKAHTVMAEGGCAASMGNANERDNWETHFRDTMRGGKFLNNWRMAELHAREAPDRVWELETYGALFDRTADGRISQRNFGGHTYPRLAHVGDRTGLELIRTMQQKIVSLQQEDFKEHGDYEAKIKVFAECTITELIKDGDRIAGAFGYYRESGRFVLFETPAVVLATGGIGKSFKVTSNSWEYTGDGHALALRAGATLINMEFVQFHPTGMVWPPSVKGILVTEGVRGDGGVLKNSDDKRFMFEYIPDVFKGQYADNEDEADRWYTDQEENRRTPDLLPRDEVARAINSEVKAGRGSPHGGVFLDIASRLPAEEIRRRLPSMYHQFKELADVDITAEPMEVGPTCHYVMGGIEVDPDTAASVVPGLFAAGECSGGMHGSNRLGGNSLSDLLVFGRRAGLGAASYVEGLERRPEVSQERVDAAAKMALAPFEPPANGVEENPYTLHTELQQSMNDLVGIIRKAGEIEQALAKLAEIRQRVHQVVVEGHRQFNPGWHLALDLRNMLVVSECVAKAALIRTESRGGHTRDDHPQMDSQWRNRLLVCQVDPGDEVVPPVTVTPKQQEPLRQDLLELFELSELEKYYTEEELTTHPGRQA; via the coding sequence ATGACCGAGGTCGAACGGCACAGCTACGACGTGGTGGTGATCGGTGCCGGTGGCGCCGGTCTCCGCGCGGTGATCGAGGCCCGCGAACGCGGCTTCAGCGTGGCTGTGGTGTGCAAATCGCTGTTCGGCAAGGCGCACACCGTGATGGCCGAAGGCGGCTGCGCGGCATCGATGGGCAACGCGAACGAGCGCGACAACTGGGAAACGCACTTCCGCGACACCATGCGCGGCGGGAAGTTCCTGAACAACTGGCGCATGGCCGAACTGCACGCGAGGGAAGCACCGGACCGGGTCTGGGAGCTGGAGACCTACGGCGCGTTGTTCGACCGAACCGCCGACGGCCGGATCAGCCAGCGGAACTTCGGCGGCCACACCTATCCGCGGCTGGCGCACGTCGGTGACCGCACCGGGCTCGAGCTGATCCGCACCATGCAGCAGAAAATCGTTTCGCTGCAACAAGAAGACTTCAAGGAGCACGGCGACTACGAGGCGAAGATCAAGGTCTTCGCCGAGTGCACGATCACCGAGCTGATCAAGGACGGCGACCGCATCGCCGGCGCGTTCGGCTACTACCGCGAAAGCGGCCGGTTCGTGTTGTTCGAGACGCCGGCCGTGGTGCTGGCCACCGGCGGCATCGGCAAGTCGTTCAAGGTCACCTCGAACTCCTGGGAGTACACCGGGGACGGGCACGCGCTGGCACTGCGCGCCGGGGCGACGCTGATCAACATGGAGTTCGTCCAGTTCCACCCGACCGGCATGGTCTGGCCGCCGAGTGTGAAGGGCATCCTGGTCACCGAGGGCGTGCGCGGTGACGGTGGCGTGCTGAAGAACTCCGACGACAAGCGCTTCATGTTCGAGTACATCCCCGACGTGTTCAAGGGCCAGTACGCGGACAACGAGGACGAGGCCGATCGCTGGTACACCGACCAGGAGGAGAACCGGCGCACGCCGGACCTGCTGCCGCGTGACGAGGTGGCGCGGGCGATCAACTCGGAGGTAAAGGCGGGCCGCGGTTCCCCGCACGGCGGCGTGTTCCTGGACATCGCCAGCCGGTTGCCCGCCGAGGAGATCCGGCGGCGGCTGCCATCGATGTACCACCAGTTCAAGGAACTGGCCGATGTGGACATCACCGCCGAGCCGATGGAGGTCGGCCCGACCTGCCACTACGTGATGGGCGGGATCGAGGTCGACCCGGACACCGCGGCTTCGGTGGTGCCCGGCCTGTTCGCCGCGGGTGAGTGCTCCGGCGGCATGCACGGCTCGAACCGGCTCGGCGGCAACTCGCTGTCGGACCTGCTGGTCTTCGGCAGGCGCGCCGGACTCGGCGCCGCGTCCTATGTGGAGGGTCTGGAGCGCAGGCCGGAGGTGTCCCAGGAACGGGTCGACGCGGCGGCGAAGATGGCGCTGGCGCCGTTCGAGCCGCCGGCGAACGGGGTCGAGGAGAACCCGTACACCCTGCACACCGAACTGCAGCAGTCGATGAACGACCTGGTCGGCATCATTCGCAAGGCCGGGGAGATCGAGCAGGCGCTGGCCAAGCTGGCCGAGATCCGGCAGCGCGTGCACCAGGTGGTGGTCGAGGGGCACCGGCAGTTCAACCCCGGCTGGCACCTCGCGCTGGACCTGCGGAACATGCTGGTGGTCAGCGAATGCGTGGCCAAGGCGGCGCTGATCCGGACGGAAAGCCGCGGTGGCCACACCCGCGACGACCACCCGCAGATGGATTCCCAGTGGCGCAACAGGTTGCTGGTGTGCCAGGTGGATCCCGGCGACGAGGTGGTGCCGCCGGTGACGGTGACACCGAAGCAGCAGGAGCCGCTGCGGCAGGACCTGCTCGAACTGTTCGAGCTGAGCGAGCTGGAGAAGTACTACACCGAGGAAGAGCTGACCACGCACCCGGGAAGGCAGGCCTGA
- a CDS encoding succinate dehydrogenase/fumarate reductase iron-sulfur subunit produces the protein MGYKASFRVWRGDDTDGGLQDYTVEVNEGEVVLDIIHRLQATQAPDLAVRWNCKAGKCGSCSAEINGRPRLLCMTRMSVFAEDEVITVTPMRTFPVIRDLVTDVSFNYTKAREIPSFTPPADLKPGDYRMQQVDVERSQEFRKCIECFLCQNTCHVVRDHEENKEAFAGPRYLMRIAELEMHPLDVADRRDAAQDEHGLGYCNITKCCTEVCPEGIHITDNALIPMKERVADRKYDPIVWLGNKLFRRGTSDRP, from the coding sequence ATGGGGTACAAGGCGAGCTTCCGGGTCTGGCGCGGCGACGACACCGACGGCGGGCTGCAGGACTACACCGTCGAGGTGAACGAGGGTGAGGTGGTGCTCGACATCATCCACCGGCTGCAGGCCACCCAGGCACCGGATCTGGCGGTGCGCTGGAACTGCAAGGCGGGCAAGTGCGGTTCGTGCTCGGCGGAGATCAACGGCCGCCCGCGCCTGCTGTGCATGACCCGGATGTCGGTGTTCGCCGAGGACGAGGTCATCACGGTGACCCCGATGCGGACCTTCCCGGTGATCCGGGACCTGGTCACCGACGTGTCCTTCAACTACACCAAGGCGCGTGAGATCCCGTCGTTCACCCCGCCCGCGGACCTCAAGCCCGGCGACTACCGCATGCAGCAGGTGGACGTCGAACGCTCGCAGGAGTTCCGCAAGTGCATCGAGTGCTTCCTGTGCCAGAACACCTGCCACGTGGTGCGTGACCACGAGGAGAACAAGGAAGCCTTCGCCGGGCCGCGGTACCTGATGCGGATCGCGGAGCTGGAGATGCACCCGCTGGACGTGGCCGACCGCCGGGACGCCGCGCAGGACGAGCACGGGCTCGGGTACTGCAACATCACCAAGTGCTGCACCGAGGTCTGCCCGGAAGGCATCCACATCACCGACAACGCGCTGATCCCGATGAAGGAGCGCGTGGCCGACCGCAAGTACGACCCGATCGTCTGGCTGGGCAACAAACTGTTCCGCCGGGGCACCTCAGACCGCCCCTGA
- a CDS encoding amino acid ABC transporter permease → MSGAPSVLYDAPGPKAKARNIIYSVIFAAILALIAYLVIAQLAAKNQLAGDKWTPFIESGTWVTFLLPGLGYTLLIAGLSIVIALPVGAVFGIARLSDHKWIRTVAGVIVEFFRAIPVLILMIFANEFYSEYTSVGSDNRVLFAAVTGLVLYNASVLAEVVRAGILSLPKGQTEAASALGLRKTQTMTNVLLPQAVAAMLPAIVSQLVVILKDTALAGGALSVPDLLRQANVISGNFNNTIPTYIVIGVIYVVLNFILTTFASWLQKKMSRRKKTPKGTQPLSEAPNAVTDMATGRAV, encoded by the coding sequence ATGAGCGGCGCGCCTTCCGTTCTCTACGACGCCCCTGGCCCGAAGGCCAAGGCACGCAACATCATCTACTCGGTGATCTTCGCCGCGATCCTGGCGCTGATCGCCTACCTGGTGATCGCCCAGCTGGCCGCGAAGAACCAGCTGGCAGGCGACAAGTGGACGCCGTTCATCGAGAGCGGCACGTGGGTGACCTTCCTGCTGCCCGGTCTCGGCTACACCCTGCTGATCGCCGGACTGTCCATTGTGATCGCGCTGCCGGTCGGTGCCGTCTTCGGCATCGCGCGGCTGTCCGACCACAAGTGGATCCGCACGGTGGCCGGGGTCATCGTGGAGTTCTTCCGCGCCATCCCGGTGCTGATCCTGATGATCTTCGCGAACGAGTTCTACTCGGAATACACCAGTGTGGGCTCGGACAACCGCGTGCTCTTCGCCGCGGTGACCGGTCTGGTGCTGTACAACGCTTCCGTGCTCGCCGAGGTGGTGCGCGCCGGCATCCTGTCCCTCCCGAAGGGACAGACGGAGGCGGCCTCGGCGCTGGGCCTGCGCAAGACCCAGACGATGACCAACGTGCTGCTGCCGCAGGCGGTGGCCGCGATGCTGCCGGCCATCGTCAGCCAGCTGGTGGTCATCCTGAAGGACACCGCGCTCGCCGGTGGTGCGCTGTCGGTGCCGGACCTGCTGCGCCAGGCCAACGTGATTTCCGGCAACTTCAACAACACCATCCCGACCTACATCGTCATCGGTGTCATCTACGTGGTGCTGAACTTCATCCTGACGACCTTCGCGTCGTGGCTGCAGAAGAAGATGTCGCGGCGGAAGAAGACCCCGAAGGGCACCCAGCCGCTCAGCGAGGCACCGAACGCGGTGACCGACATGGCCACCGGCCGCGCTGTCTAG
- a CDS encoding amino acid ABC transporter permease, which translates to MFDFLGDYDILGAFWTTIQLAALSAVGSLVWGTILAGMRVSPVPIMRGFGTAYVNVVRNTPLTVIIFFCSIGLSSTLALNLAPENSPTFIIDNGFRLAVLGFVAYTSTFVCESLRSGINTVPVGQAEAARALGLGFTQVLRIIVLPQAFRSVIAPLASVLIALIKNTTVASVIGVAEASLLMSEMIENESDAIILVFSVFALGFVLLTLPIGLLLGWVAKKVAVKR; encoded by the coding sequence GTGTTCGACTTCCTCGGTGACTACGACATCCTCGGTGCCTTCTGGACGACCATCCAGCTGGCGGCGCTCTCCGCCGTCGGCTCGCTGGTCTGGGGCACGATCCTGGCCGGGATGCGGGTGAGCCCGGTCCCGATCATGCGAGGGTTCGGCACCGCCTACGTCAACGTCGTGCGGAACACTCCGCTGACGGTGATCATCTTCTTCTGCTCCATCGGCCTGTCCTCCACGCTCGCCCTCAACCTGGCGCCGGAGAACTCGCCGACCTTCATCATCGACAACGGTTTCCGGCTCGCCGTCCTCGGTTTTGTGGCCTATACCTCGACGTTCGTCTGCGAGTCGCTGCGCTCGGGCATCAACACGGTGCCGGTCGGCCAGGCCGAGGCGGCACGCGCGCTGGGGCTGGGCTTCACCCAGGTGCTGCGGATCATCGTGCTGCCGCAGGCGTTCCGCTCGGTGATCGCGCCGCTGGCGAGCGTGCTGATCGCGCTGATCAAGAACACCACGGTGGCCAGCGTCATCGGCGTCGCCGAGGCCTCGCTGCTGATGTCGGAGATGATCGAGAACGAGAGTGACGCGATCATCCTGGTGTTCTCGGTGTTCGCGCTCGGCTTTGTGCTCCTCACCCTGCCGATCGGGCTGCTGCTCGGCTGGGTGGCGAAGAAAGTGGCGGTGAAACGATGA